The Agrobacterium vitis genome has a segment encoding these proteins:
- a CDS encoding acyl carrier protein, which yields MNETIRTILGKVGGLQGAVTEIAADADLYALGLSSFASVQLMLGIEEAFDIEFPDHLLNRKSFASIEAIERTVRQILEDRKVA from the coding sequence ATGAACGAGACCATTCGGACTATTCTGGGCAAAGTCGGTGGCTTACAGGGTGCCGTTACAGAGATCGCGGCAGATGCCGATCTTTATGCACTGGGACTGTCTTCCTTTGCTTCCGTGCAACTGATGCTTGGTATCGAGGAAGCCTTCGACATCGAATTTCCCGACCACTTGCTCAATCGCAAATCCTTTGCCAGCATCGAGGCCATCGAACGCACGGTGCGCCAGATCCTGGAGGATCGGAAGGTCGCCTGA
- a CDS encoding lysine-2,3-aminomutase-like protein, with amino-acid sequence MTASVKTVKTVRELVETGLVAAETGPELDAVAARYAIAITPAMLALIDPNDPTDPIAAQFVPQAGELVHQPVERADPIGDHAHSPVEGIVHRYPDRVLLKVVHSCPVYCRFCFRREMVGPDGDGLLSGPALDAAIAYIRDQKDIWEVIFTGGDPLVLSPRRLRSILQQLGTIDHVRIIRFHSRVPVADPARIDKDLIDALQASGKTTYIAIHANHPREMTPQARAASAKLLQAGFALLSQTVLLKGVNDDAGVLADLMRTFVDMRIRPYYLHHPDLAPGTGHFRLSIEEGQAIVSALHGHLSGLCQPTYVLDIPGGHGKAPIDASQISKEGDHYRVTDFHGHHHIYRDR; translated from the coding sequence GTGACCGCGTCCGTCAAAACAGTGAAAACTGTCAGAGAACTGGTCGAGACCGGACTTGTTGCTGCCGAAACCGGCCCGGAATTGGACGCGGTCGCTGCCCGTTACGCCATCGCCATTACCCCCGCCATGTTGGCGCTGATCGACCCAAACGACCCCACAGACCCGATTGCCGCGCAATTCGTACCTCAGGCTGGCGAATTGGTGCATCAACCCGTGGAGCGGGCCGATCCGATCGGTGACCATGCCCATAGCCCGGTGGAGGGCATTGTCCATCGCTATCCAGACCGGGTTCTGTTGAAGGTGGTGCATAGCTGCCCGGTCTATTGCCGTTTCTGCTTTCGCCGCGAAATGGTCGGACCGGACGGTGATGGCCTGCTCTCAGGCCCGGCGCTGGACGCGGCCATAGCCTATATCCGTGACCAAAAGGATATTTGGGAAGTGATCTTTACCGGCGGCGACCCGCTGGTTCTGTCGCCACGCCGGCTGCGGTCGATCTTGCAGCAATTGGGCACCATCGATCATGTCCGGATCATCCGGTTTCACAGCCGTGTTCCTGTCGCCGATCCGGCGCGTATCGACAAGGATCTGATCGATGCCTTGCAGGCAAGCGGCAAGACCACCTATATCGCCATTCACGCCAACCATCCGCGCGAGATGACGCCGCAAGCCAGGGCGGCGAGTGCGAAACTTCTGCAAGCCGGTTTTGCGCTTTTAAGTCAAACGGTGCTGCTGAAAGGTGTCAATGACGATGCTGGCGTGCTGGCAGACCTGATGCGCACTTTTGTCGACATGCGTATCCGGCCTTATTACCTGCATCACCCGGATCTGGCGCCCGGCACCGGCCATTTTCGCCTCAGCATAGAAGAAGGCCAAGCCATCGTCTCAGCCTTGCACGGGCATCTGTCCGGTCTCTGTCAGCCGACTTACGTGCTGGATATTCCCGGCGGCCACGGCAAGGCGCCGATCGATGCGAGCCAGATCAGCAAGGAAGGCGATCATTATCGGGTCACGGACTTCCATGGACATCACCACATTTATCGTGATCGGTAG